Proteins from a genomic interval of Bradyrhizobium sp. G127:
- the egtB gene encoding ergothioneine biosynthesis protein EgtB encodes MTKQASQPEARVASPSPFPANSRHESRDVRAARLLKAYRSVREETERRAAPLSPEDQLIQSMPDASPTKWHRAHVTWFWEQFLLGEHSPGYMPYHPDYAYLFNSYYVSAGPRHARAQRGHLTRPGADEVTAYRKHVDAAVAAFFNTADEATLAKLEPLIEVGLNHEQQHQELLLTDILHAFAQNPIPPAYDLDWAFPASNRTGDAWVTLLEGIHTIGHTDESFHFDNEKPAHRALVGPVKLARNLVTNGEWLSFMKDGGYAKPALWLMDGFATVEREDWQAPGHWRNVDGQWKIMTLGGLQPVDPAAPVSHVSYYEADAFARWSGKHLPTEMEWEVAARAAHLNDAYGVVWQWTRSSYAPYPGYRAIEGALGEYNGKFMVNQYVLRGSSLATPDNHSRVTYRNFFYPHHRWQFTGLRLADYAV; translated from the coding sequence GTGACGAAACAAGCCTCCCAACCAGAAGCGCGTGTTGCCAGCCCTTCCCCGTTTCCGGCCAATTCCCGCCACGAATCCCGCGATGTACGAGCTGCCAGGCTGCTGAAGGCCTATCGTTCCGTGCGGGAGGAGACCGAGCGGCGGGCCGCGCCGCTATCACCCGAGGATCAGCTCATCCAGTCGATGCCGGACGCCAGCCCGACCAAGTGGCACCGCGCCCATGTCACTTGGTTCTGGGAGCAATTCCTGCTCGGCGAGCATTCGCCCGGCTATATGCCCTACCACCCGGACTACGCCTACCTGTTCAACTCCTATTACGTCAGCGCTGGTCCCCGCCACGCCCGCGCCCAGCGCGGCCACCTGACCCGCCCCGGTGCTGATGAAGTGACGGCCTATCGCAAGCATGTCGATGCCGCTGTCGCGGCATTTTTCAACACAGCCGATGAGGCAACGCTCGCGAAACTGGAGCCGCTGATCGAGGTCGGCCTCAACCACGAGCAGCAGCATCAGGAATTGCTGCTCACCGACATCCTGCACGCCTTCGCGCAAAACCCGATTCCGCCCGCCTACGACCTGGACTGGGCTTTTCCAGCATCAAACCGCACTGGCGATGCATGGGTCACGCTGCTGGAAGGCATCCACACCATCGGTCACACGGATGAGTCGTTTCACTTCGATAACGAGAAGCCGGCGCACCGCGCGCTGGTCGGCCCGGTGAAGCTGGCGCGCAACCTCGTGACCAATGGCGAGTGGTTGTCGTTCATGAAGGATGGCGGCTACGCGAAGCCCGCGCTGTGGCTGATGGACGGCTTCGCCACCGTCGAGCGCGAGGACTGGCAAGCACCCGGTCATTGGCGCAACGTTGATGGCCAGTGGAAGATCATGACCCTCGGCGGATTGCAGCCGGTCGATCCTGCGGCGCCGGTGTCGCATGTGAGCTACTACGAGGCCGACGCCTTCGCGCGCTGGAGCGGGAAACATCTCCCCACGGAAATGGAATGGGAGGTTGCCGCTCGCGCCGCCCATCTCAACGATGCGTATGGCGTCGTCTGGCAGTGGACCCGCAGTTCATACGCACCGTACCCGGGCTACCGCGCCATCGAAGGCGCACTCGGCGAATACAACGGCAAGTTCATGGTGAACCAGTACGTGTTGCGCGGCTCATCGCTGGCGACACCGGACAACCATTCGCGCGTGACTTACCGCAACTTCTTCTATCCGCATCATCGCTGGCAATTCACGGGGCTTCGCCTCGCCGACTACGCCGTCTGA
- a CDS encoding heme-binding protein, translated as MRSLGLAALTAAAIVVAGPAHAQAPQVEKNVSMAMAMAIIQGTIEQCTKDGYKVSVTVVDKAGIVAAQVRGDGTNPHTMEFSRLKAYTSRTRGQTSLEFMKLTEKPETAYLRQIPGVVGVGGAAPIKVGNEVIGAVGASGAPGGEKDEVCVLAGIAKVQDALK; from the coding sequence ATGCGTTCACTTGGTCTTGCAGCATTGACGGCTGCAGCAATCGTTGTCGCCGGTCCGGCTCACGCGCAGGCGCCGCAGGTAGAGAAAAACGTGTCGATGGCGATGGCCATGGCCATCATCCAGGGCACCATCGAACAGTGCACCAAGGACGGCTACAAGGTCTCCGTTACCGTCGTGGACAAGGCCGGCATTGTCGCGGCCCAGGTTCGCGGCGACGGCACCAATCCGCACACCATGGAGTTCAGCCGGCTGAAGGCCTACACCTCGCGCACGCGCGGGCAGACCTCGCTGGAATTCATGAAGCTGACCGAGAAGCCTGAAACCGCCTACCTGAGGCAGATCCCCGGTGTTGTTGGGGTCGGCGGGGCGGCTCCGATCAAGGTCGGCAACGAGGTCATCGGGGCGGTCGGCGCATCGGGCGCGCCCGGCGGCGAGAAGGACGAGGTGTGTGTCCTCGCCGGCATCGCGAAGGTTCAGGACGCGCTGAAGTAA
- the purC gene encoding phosphoribosylaminoimidazolesuccinocarboxamide synthase: MSRRRRIYEGKGKTLYEGPEPGTLIQHFKDDATAFNAKKHQIIEGKGVLNNRISEYIFQHLNDIGVPTHFIKRLNMREQLIREVEIVPLEVVVRNVAAGSLSQRLGIEEGTQLPRSIIEFYYKNDQLGDPMVSEEHITAFGWATPQEIDDMMALAIRVNDFLTGLFLGVGIRLVDFKMECGRLFENDMMRIIVADEISPDSCRLWDIKSNEKMDKDRFRRDLGGLLEAYTEVAKRLGILIENDRPAGSGPVLVKS; this comes from the coding sequence ATGAGCCGTCGGCGTCGCATTTACGAAGGCAAGGGCAAGACCCTTTACGAAGGGCCGGAGCCCGGAACCCTGATCCAGCATTTCAAGGACGACGCCACCGCGTTCAATGCCAAGAAACACCAGATCATCGAGGGCAAGGGTGTCCTCAACAACCGGATCTCGGAGTACATCTTCCAGCATCTGAACGACATCGGCGTGCCGACGCATTTCATCAAGCGGCTCAACATGCGCGAGCAGTTGATTCGCGAGGTCGAGATCGTGCCGCTCGAAGTCGTGGTGCGGAATGTCGCCGCAGGCTCGCTTTCGCAGCGTCTCGGCATCGAGGAAGGCACGCAGCTGCCGCGCTCGATCATCGAATTTTACTACAAGAACGACCAGCTCGGCGACCCGATGGTTTCCGAAGAGCACATCACTGCGTTCGGCTGGGCGACCCCTCAGGAGATCGACGACATGATGGCGCTCGCCATCCGCGTCAATGACTTCCTGACCGGGCTGTTCCTCGGCGTCGGCATCCGCCTCGTGGACTTCAAGATGGAATGCGGGCGGTTGTTCGAGAACGACATGATGCGCATCATCGTCGCTGACGAAATCTCGCCCGACTCCTGCCGGTTGTGGGACATCAAGTCGAACGAGAAGATGGACAAGGATCGCTTCCGCCGCGATCTCGGCGGGCTGCTTGAGGCCTATACCGAAGTCGCAAAGCGTCTCGGCATCCTCATTGAAAATGATCGTCCCGCGGGCTCCGGCCCGGTGCTGGTGAAGAGCTGA
- the purQ gene encoding phosphoribosylformylglycinamidine synthase subunit PurQ has protein sequence MKSAVLVFPGINRERDMARALKLASGNEATMVWHAETSLPKGTDLVVVPGGFSYGDYLRCGAIAARAPVMDAVRAHAAAGGLVLGVCNGFQILCESGLLPGVLMRNAQLKFICRDVHLRVERSDTPFTRGYNAGQVIRVPVAHGEGNYAADEDTIRRLEGEGRVLYRYCSASGEVGDTHNINGAAASIAGIVSDKGNVLGMMPHPENHVEDIMGCTDGRGLFAGLVEHLKAAA, from the coding sequence ATGAAATCCGCAGTTCTCGTCTTCCCCGGCATCAATCGCGAGCGCGACATGGCGCGCGCCCTCAAGCTCGCGTCCGGAAACGAAGCAACCATGGTGTGGCACGCCGAGACGTCGCTGCCGAAGGGCACCGATCTGGTCGTGGTGCCGGGCGGCTTCTCCTATGGCGACTATCTGCGCTGTGGCGCGATTGCTGCGCGTGCGCCGGTGATGGACGCGGTTCGCGCCCATGCCGCCGCGGGCGGCCTTGTGCTCGGCGTTTGCAACGGTTTCCAGATCCTCTGCGAGTCGGGCCTGCTGCCCGGCGTGCTGATGCGCAATGCGCAGCTCAAGTTCATCTGCCGCGACGTACATCTGCGCGTCGAGCGGTCCGATACGCCGTTCACGCGCGGTTATAACGCCGGGCAGGTGATCCGCGTGCCGGTGGCACACGGCGAAGGCAACTATGCTGCCGACGAGGACACGATCCGGCGGCTCGAAGGCGAGGGCCGGGTGCTCTACCGCTACTGTAGCGCTTCGGGCGAGGTCGGAGACACCCACAACATCAATGGCGCCGCAGCGTCTATCGCCGGCATTGTCAGCGACAAGGGCAACGTGCTCGGCATGATGCCGCATCCCGAGAACCATGTCGAAGATATCATGGGCTGCACCGACGGCCGCGGATTGTTCGCAGGCTTGGTGGAGCATCTGAAGGCCGCGGCCTGA
- a CDS encoding PaaI family thioesterase, which produces MNVSPPQIGRPRPDLYIATEGEFAGWRTWKRDSFESNNGPFWHKVEDDGTVRCAFRVESKHLNGMRNVHGGCYMTFADYCLFAFAIHELEAPAVTVSFACEFLDAAKEGELVEAIGGVTRAGGSLIFLRGTLVTGNRPLFTFSGTIKRMKKRA; this is translated from the coding sequence GTGAACGTCTCGCCTCCCCAGATCGGCCGCCCTCGTCCGGACCTGTACATCGCCACCGAAGGCGAGTTCGCCGGATGGCGGACCTGGAAGCGCGACAGCTTCGAATCCAACAACGGCCCCTTCTGGCACAAGGTCGAGGACGACGGCACCGTCCGCTGCGCCTTCCGGGTCGAGAGCAAGCACCTCAATGGCATGCGCAATGTCCACGGCGGCTGTTACATGACGTTCGCGGATTACTGCCTGTTCGCCTTCGCCATTCACGAACTTGAAGCCCCTGCGGTGACCGTATCGTTCGCGTGCGAATTTCTCGACGCCGCCAAGGAAGGCGAACTCGTCGAAGCCATCGGCGGTGTCACCCGCGCGGGCGGCTCGCTGATCTTCCTGCGCGGCACGCTCGTGACCGGCAACAGGCCGCTGTTCACTTTCTCCGGTACCATCAAACGGATGAAAAAACGGGCGTAG
- a CDS encoding DUF427 domain-containing protein produces the protein MKIPGPDHPITIAPNPKRVRVSAGGEVIAETGRALTLKEASYPAVQYIPREDANPSKLQRTAHSTYCPYKGDANYFSIVSGGKTLENAIWTYESPYDSVKQIAGHLAFYPDKVTIEEL, from the coding sequence ATGAAGATTCCCGGCCCCGACCACCCGATCACCATTGCCCCGAACCCGAAACGGGTCCGGGTGAGCGCCGGCGGCGAGGTCATCGCCGAAACCGGCCGCGCCCTCACTCTGAAAGAGGCGAGCTATCCCGCTGTCCAGTATATCCCGCGCGAGGACGCCAACCCGTCCAAATTGCAGCGGACGGCACATTCCACCTATTGCCCCTACAAGGGCGATGCGAACTACTTCAGCATCGTGTCCGGCGGCAAAACGCTGGAGAATGCGATCTGGACCTACGAAAGCCCCTACGATTCTGTGAAACAGATCGCCGGGCATCTGGCGTTCTATCCGGACAAGGTCACAATCGAGGAACTGTAG
- the purS gene encoding phosphoribosylformylglycinamidine synthase subunit PurS, translated as MKARVTVTLKNGILDPQGKAIEGALKSLGVDGIASVRQGKVFDIEVAGADRAKAEAALKAAADKLLANTVIENYRVEVLG; from the coding sequence ATGAAGGCGCGCGTCACCGTCACACTGAAGAACGGCATCCTCGATCCGCAGGGCAAGGCCATCGAAGGCGCGCTGAAATCGCTCGGCGTCGATGGCATCGCCAGCGTGCGGCAGGGCAAGGTGTTCGACATCGAGGTCGCCGGCGCGGACAGGGCGAAGGCCGAAGCTGCGCTGAAGGCGGCCGCCGACAAGCTGCTCGCCAACACGGTGATCGAGAATTATCGCGTCGAGGTACTCGGCTAG
- a CDS encoding globin-coupled sensor protein, protein MNDTDTLASRLAFNGINDASRAVLRDVRPVVMAALPPILDEFYRTIAKFPEVSPMFPRAELVAHAKAAQLKHWDMILSAKFDESYVRSVTRIGEAHHRLGLEPRWYIGGYKRIISGLVHHVETSITARFAGRALFEKKAVIIDAVISAAMLDMDFAISVYLDAGKREKREALDKLAGQFEQTIAQIVHRVGTTTKDLNIAADALKSTADETRLLSTSVAAASEEASASVQSVAAGAEEMGSSVSEISRQVQESLRVAGDAVRQAESANGRMTSLTEAAGRIGDVIKIINAIAEQTNLLALNATIEAARAGEAGKGFAVVASEVKALASQTAKATEEISTQIGEMQTSTGETVAAITEIGNTIGSISKIATAIFEAVDQQNAATTEVARNIQMAATGASDVAANIVRVNKGAEDTGQAAANVFASAHSLGSENQQLQTDVDQFLATLRTA, encoded by the coding sequence ATGAACGATACCGACACTCTCGCTTCCCGTCTGGCCTTCAACGGGATCAATGACGCATCGCGCGCAGTACTCCGCGACGTCCGCCCGGTGGTGATGGCAGCGCTTCCCCCGATCCTCGATGAATTCTACCGGACGATCGCGAAGTTTCCCGAAGTGAGCCCCATGTTTCCGCGGGCAGAACTGGTCGCCCATGCCAAGGCGGCGCAACTGAAACATTGGGATATGATCCTGTCGGCCAAGTTTGACGAGAGCTACGTCCGCTCGGTGACCCGTATCGGGGAAGCCCATCATCGGCTGGGTCTTGAGCCCCGCTGGTATATCGGCGGCTACAAGCGGATCATCTCTGGCCTCGTTCATCATGTCGAGACCAGCATCACCGCGCGGTTTGCGGGCCGTGCGCTGTTCGAGAAGAAAGCGGTGATCATCGACGCCGTGATCAGCGCGGCGATGCTCGACATGGATTTTGCCATCTCCGTCTATCTGGATGCGGGGAAGCGCGAAAAACGCGAGGCGCTGGACAAGCTGGCCGGGCAGTTCGAGCAAACCATCGCCCAGATCGTCCATCGGGTCGGAACGACCACGAAAGATCTCAACATCGCAGCGGACGCCTTAAAGTCGACGGCGGATGAAACCCGCCTGCTGTCGACGTCCGTTGCCGCGGCGTCCGAGGAAGCGTCGGCCAGCGTGCAGTCGGTCGCGGCGGGCGCCGAGGAAATGGGCTCGTCGGTCTCGGAAATCTCGCGGCAGGTTCAGGAATCGCTGCGTGTGGCGGGCGACGCCGTCCGCCAGGCCGAAAGCGCCAACGGCCGGATGACCAGCCTCACCGAGGCCGCCGGCCGCATCGGCGACGTCATCAAGATCATCAACGCCATCGCGGAACAGACCAACCTGCTCGCGCTCAACGCGACCATTGAGGCCGCCCGCGCCGGCGAAGCGGGCAAAGGGTTTGCCGTCGTCGCATCGGAGGTCAAGGCGCTCGCATCGCAGACCGCCAAGGCAACGGAAGAGATCAGCACGCAGATCGGCGAGATGCAGACCTCGACCGGCGAAACCGTCGCAGCGATCACCGAAATCGGCAACACCATCGGCTCAATCTCGAAAATCGCCACCGCCATTTTCGAGGCTGTCGATCAGCAGAATGCGGCAACCACCGAAGTGGCGCGCAACATCCAGATGGCCGCCACCGGCGCATCAGACGTTGCGGCGAATATCGTCCGCGTCAACAAGGGCGCCGAAGACACCGGCCAGGCTGCTGCGAACGTCTTTGCCTCGGCCCATTCTCTCGGCAGCGAGAACCAGCAATTGCAGACCGACGTGGATCAATTCCTCGCAACGCTGCGCACAGCATAA
- the purL gene encoding phosphoribosylformylglycinamidine synthase subunit PurL has protein sequence MTIRNEPQITPDLVASHGLKPDEYERILKLIGRVPTFTELGIFSAMWNEHCSYKSSRLHLRGLPTKAPWVIQGPGENAGVIDIGDGLAVVFKMESHNHPSYIEPYQGATTGVGGILRDVFTMGARPIACLNALSFGDPKHPKTRHLVSGVVAGIGGYGNSFGVPTVGGQTRFHTRYDGNILVNAMAVGLAETDKIFYAAASGVNMPIVYLGSKTGRDGIHGATMASAEFDDDSAEKRPTVQVGDPFAEKLLLEACLEIMEADCVIAIQDMGAAGLTCSAVEMGAKGDLGVELDLNSVPTREEGMSAYEMMLSESQERMLMVLKPEKEKQAEAIFKKWGLDFAVVGYTTPSQRFVVKHGGDVMADLPIKELESEAPLYDRPHVPSPQLPVIHAREVTPPVSVSEALSKLIASPDLCSKRWVWEQYDHVIGGNTLQRPGGDAAVVRVLDGPKGLALTCDVTPRYCEADPFEGGKQAVAEAWRNITAVGGRPLAITDNLNFGNPERPEIMGQFVGCLKGIAAACTALDFPVVSGNVSLYNETNGRGILPTPSIGGVGLLDDFTKSATLAFKAKDEAILLIGDTQGWLGQSVYLREVCGREEGAPPPVDLETEKRNGNVVRGMIHAGTASAVHDVSDGGLLVALTEMAMASGIGAILDAAPEELVPHAWWFGEDQARYVVTVPETHLLTVLSKLKAVDVPCHVIGKTGGHDISVEGEAPVSITSLKAGFEGWLPAYMAGKN, from the coding sequence TTGACGATCAGGAACGAACCCCAGATCACCCCCGATCTCGTCGCCAGCCATGGTCTCAAACCTGACGAATACGAGCGTATCCTCAAGCTGATCGGGCGTGTTCCGACCTTCACGGAACTCGGGATCTTCTCGGCGATGTGGAACGAGCATTGCTCGTACAAGTCCTCGCGGCTGCATCTGCGCGGCCTGCCGACCAAGGCGCCGTGGGTGATCCAGGGACCGGGCGAGAATGCCGGCGTCATCGACATCGGCGACGGACTGGCTGTGGTCTTCAAGATGGAGAGCCACAACCATCCGAGCTACATCGAGCCGTACCAGGGCGCGACCACCGGTGTGGGCGGCATCCTGCGTGACGTGTTCACCATGGGGGCACGGCCGATTGCGTGCCTGAATGCGCTCTCGTTCGGCGATCCGAAACATCCGAAGACCCGCCACCTCGTTTCCGGCGTGGTTGCGGGCATCGGCGGCTACGGCAATTCGTTCGGCGTGCCGACGGTGGGCGGCCAGACGCGCTTCCATACCCGGTATGACGGCAACATTCTCGTCAACGCGATGGCGGTGGGTCTCGCGGAAACCGACAAGATTTTCTACGCGGCGGCCTCTGGCGTGAACATGCCGATCGTCTATCTCGGCTCCAAGACCGGCCGCGACGGCATCCACGGCGCGACCATGGCCTCCGCCGAATTCGACGACGACAGCGCCGAGAAGCGCCCGACCGTGCAAGTCGGCGATCCCTTCGCGGAAAAGCTGCTGCTCGAAGCCTGCCTCGAAATCATGGAAGCCGATTGCGTCATCGCGATTCAGGACATGGGTGCTGCGGGCCTCACATGCTCCGCCGTCGAGATGGGCGCGAAGGGCGACCTCGGTGTCGAACTTGATCTCAACAGCGTGCCGACGCGCGAGGAGGGCATGAGCGCCTACGAGATGATGCTCTCGGAATCGCAAGAACGCATGTTGATGGTGCTGAAGCCGGAGAAGGAAAAGCAGGCCGAGGCGATCTTCAAAAAGTGGGGGCTTGATTTCGCGGTGGTCGGCTACACCACGCCGTCACAGCGTTTCGTCGTCAAGCACGGCGGCGACGTGATGGCCGACCTGCCGATCAAGGAACTGGAATCCGAAGCGCCGCTGTACGACCGGCCCCATGTGCCGTCGCCGCAACTTCCGGTGATCCATGCGCGCGAGGTAACGCCGCCGGTGTCTGTTTCTGAGGCGTTGTCGAAGCTGATCGCATCGCCAGACCTGTGCTCCAAGCGCTGGGTATGGGAGCAGTACGATCATGTCATCGGCGGCAACACGCTGCAGCGTCCCGGCGGCGATGCAGCGGTGGTGCGCGTGCTGGACGGCCCGAAAGGCCTCGCGCTGACCTGCGATGTGACGCCGCGCTATTGCGAGGCCGATCCGTTCGAGGGCGGCAAGCAGGCGGTGGCTGAAGCGTGGCGTAACATCACCGCGGTGGGCGGCCGTCCGCTCGCCATCACCGACAATCTCAATTTCGGCAACCCCGAACGCCCCGAGATCATGGGCCAGTTCGTCGGCTGCCTGAAGGGCATCGCCGCGGCTTGTACCGCACTGGATTTCCCGGTCGTGTCCGGCAACGTGTCGCTTTACAACGAGACCAACGGACGCGGCATTCTGCCGACGCCATCGATCGGCGGCGTGGGTCTGCTGGATGATTTCACCAAGTCGGCGACGCTCGCCTTTAAGGCGAAGGACGAAGCCATCCTTTTGATCGGCGACACGCAGGGCTGGCTCGGCCAGTCGGTGTACCTGCGCGAGGTCTGCGGCCGGGAAGAGGGCGCTCCCCCGCCGGTCGATCTCGAAACCGAGAAGCGCAATGGCAACGTCGTCCGCGGAATGATTCATGCGGGCACCGCGTCGGCTGTGCATGACGTTTCCGACGGCGGCTTGCTGGTCGCCCTGACGGAAATGGCGATGGCCAGTGGTATCGGCGCGATCCTCGATGCAGCGCCTGAGGAGTTGGTGCCGCATGCCTGGTGGTTCGGCGAGGATCAGGCCCGCTATGTCGTGACGGTCCCGGAGACGCACCTGCTCACCGTGCTGAGCAAGCTGAAGGCTGTTGACGTGCCTTGCCATGTGATCGGCAAGACCGGCGGCCACGATATCTCCGTCGAGGGCGAGGCGCCGGTGTCGATCACTTCGCTCAAGGCCGGCTTCGAGGGCTGGCTGCCGGCTTATATGGCCGGAAAGAACTGA
- the egtD gene encoding L-histidine N(alpha)-methyltransferase has translation MNVHMTALAHELLDPKDCPFAKDVIAGLSQQPKRLPPKYFYDETGSKLFEQITLLPEYYPTRTELRILRDRGAEIAATIPKNAALVEFGAGATTKVRLLLQQCAFGAYVPVDISGDFLNGQADELRKDFPDLAVYPVTADFTTPFELPPKVKSVPKVGFFPGSTIGNFDPHEACAFLRSARAILGDGATLIVGVDLEKGERVLHDAYNDAAGVTARFNLNVLVRINRDLGGNFDLSGFRHRAIYNRERHRIEMHLISRKAQTVRLLGQTFSFRTGETIHTESSYKYSLDRFNALALGSGWTPHASWTDPDAMFSVHALVAQD, from the coding sequence ATGAATGTGCATATGACCGCGCTGGCCCACGAGCTTCTTGATCCGAAAGACTGTCCATTCGCGAAGGACGTTATCGCCGGACTGTCGCAACAGCCAAAGCGGCTGCCGCCGAAATACTTCTACGACGAAACCGGATCGAAACTGTTCGAGCAGATCACGCTGCTGCCTGAATACTATCCAACCCGGACCGAGTTGCGGATTCTGCGCGACCGCGGCGCGGAGATCGCGGCGACGATTCCGAAGAATGCCGCACTGGTGGAATTCGGTGCCGGTGCCACCACCAAGGTGCGGTTGCTGCTGCAACAGTGCGCGTTCGGCGCTTACGTGCCGGTCGATATTTCCGGCGACTTTCTCAACGGACAGGCTGACGAGCTACGCAAGGATTTTCCGGACCTCGCGGTCTATCCGGTGACGGCCGATTTCACGACGCCGTTCGAACTTCCGCCGAAAGTGAAGAGTGTGCCGAAAGTTGGCTTTTTTCCCGGCTCGACTATCGGCAATTTCGATCCGCATGAAGCCTGTGCCTTCCTGCGCAGCGCACGCGCCATCCTCGGCGACGGCGCGACACTGATCGTCGGCGTCGATCTGGAGAAGGGCGAGCGCGTGCTGCACGACGCCTACAACGATGCCGCTGGCGTGACGGCCAGGTTCAATCTCAACGTGCTAGTGCGGATCAACCGCGATCTCGGCGGCAACTTCGACCTGTCTGGTTTTAGGCATCGTGCGATCTACAATCGCGAGCGTCACCGCATCGAAATGCATCTCATCAGCCGCAAGGCGCAAACCGTGCGCCTGCTGGGTCAAACCTTCTCGTTCCGTACCGGCGAGACGATCCATACCGAGAGCAGCTACAAATACAGTCTCGATCGCTTCAACGCATTGGCGCTTGGCTCCGGCTGGACGCCGCACGCGTCATGGACCGATCCGGATGCGATGTTCTCGGTTCATGCGCTGGTCGCACAAGACTGA
- a CDS encoding DUF1476 domain-containing protein, whose translation MSTFDKREEGFEKKFALDEEQKFKAEARRNKLLGLWAAEKLGKTGDDAAAYAKEVVSADFEEAGDADVLRKVVQDLAGKATEQEIRVKMDELVAVAVAQIKAGQ comes from the coding sequence ATGTCGACTTTTGACAAGCGCGAGGAAGGCTTCGAGAAAAAGTTCGCCCTCGACGAGGAACAGAAGTTCAAGGCGGAGGCCCGCCGGAACAAGTTGCTGGGGCTCTGGGCTGCCGAAAAGCTGGGCAAGACCGGCGACGATGCCGCAGCCTACGCCAAGGAAGTGGTTTCGGCCGATTTCGAGGAAGCCGGCGACGCCGACGTGCTGCGCAAGGTCGTGCAGGATCTCGCCGGCAAGGCCACCGAGCAGGAAATCCGCGTAAAAATGGACGAACTGGTGGCGGTCGCTGTTGCCCAGATCAAGGCCGGCCAGTAA
- the grxD gene encoding Grx4 family monothiol glutaredoxin encodes MSIEQFIENEVKSNDVVLFMKGTPQFPQCGFSGQVVQILDHVGIAYKGLNVLESGELRDGIKIYSNWPTIPQLYVKGEFVGGCDIIREMFQAGELQQLLADKGVPVQQAAG; translated from the coding sequence ATGAGCATCGAGCAGTTCATTGAAAACGAAGTGAAGTCCAACGACGTCGTGCTGTTCATGAAGGGCACGCCTCAGTTTCCGCAGTGCGGTTTCTCGGGCCAGGTGGTCCAGATTCTCGATCACGTCGGCATCGCCTACAAGGGCCTGAACGTTCTCGAATCCGGCGAACTGCGCGACGGCATCAAGATCTACTCGAACTGGCCGACCATTCCGCAGCTCTACGTCAAGGGCGAGTTCGTCGGCGGTTGCGACATCATCCGCGAGATGTTCCAGGCTGGTGAATTGCAGCAATTGCTGGCCGACAAGGGCGTACCGGTTCAGCAGGCTGCCGGCTAA
- a CDS encoding BolA family transcriptional regulator produces the protein MPMDARDIETMIKAALPDAQVDIRDLAGDGDHYAATVISESFRGKSRVQQHQIVYNSLKGQMGGVLHALALQTGVPDA, from the coding sequence ATGCCAATGGACGCGCGGGACATCGAAACGATGATCAAGGCTGCTTTGCCTGACGCGCAGGTGGACATCCGCGACCTCGCGGGCGACGGCGACCACTATGCGGCCACCGTCATCTCGGAATCGTTTCGCGGCAAGTCCCGGGTGCAGCAGCATCAGATCGTCTACAATTCGCTGAAGGGGCAGATGGGCGGCGTGCTGCACGCGCTGGCGCTCCAGACCGGCGTGCCTGACGCCTGA